A genomic segment from Fusarium keratoplasticum isolate Fu6.1 chromosome 10, whole genome shotgun sequence encodes:
- a CDS encoding Homoserine dehydrogenase — protein MIASTPEVSIAVIGAGGVGSVFLQQLAWVAKNKTSHSLRLVYVAIIDKALYHADYASIDIDSAVPTLEEKGGPLPTIPQTIEYLTGAPGKVIVVDNTSSQAVAEAYPSFLTKGFSVVTPNKKAFSGSWKLWQDIFTAEGTVGSMVYHECSVGAALPIISTLKELIATGDEITRIEGVFSGTMSYLFNNFAPIQGTGGKWSDEVKKAKQLGYTEPDPRDDLNGLDVARKITILARLAGLPIESATAFPVQSLIPKELESAKSGEEFLQRLPDFDSQMNQHKEAAEKSGKVVRFIGSIDVATKQLRVGLEAFDKSHPIASLKGSDNIISFYTKRYGELPLIVQGAGAGGPVTAMGVLGDLLKVLARIA, from the exons ATGATAGCGTCCACCCCAGAGGTTTCCATTGCTGTGATCG GCGCTGGCGGCGTTGGATCCGTCTTCCTCCAGCAACTCGCCTGGgtggccaagaacaagacctCGCACAGTCTGAGACTCGTCTacgtcgccatcatcgacaaggccCTCTACCACGCCGATTATGCATCTATCGACATTGACTCTGCTGTTCCGACGCTCGAAGAAAAGGGTGGACCACTACCTACAATCCCCCAAACCATCGAGTATCTGACTGGTGCACCTGGAAAGGTCATTGTCGtcgacaacaccagcagCCAGGCAGTCGCCGAGGCGTATCCTTCGTTCCTTACCAAGGGTTTCAGTGTCGTTACTCCCAACAAGAAGGCTTTCTCTGGAAGCTGGAAGTTGTGGCAAGACATCTTTACTGCTGAGGGCACTGTTGGTTCCATGGTGTACCACGAGTGCTCGGTTGGCGCTGCTTTGCCAATAATCTCGACATTGAAGGAACTTATCGCGACTGGTGACGAGATTACTCGCATCGAAGGCGTGTTTAGCGGCACAATGTCATACCTGTTCAACAACTTTGCCCCTATTCAGGGAACTGGTGGGAAGTGGTCAGATGAGGTCAAAAAGGCGAAGCAGTTGGGGTATACCGAGCCTGATCCTCGTGATGACCTTAATGGCCTCGATGTCGCCCGCAAGatcaccatcctcgcccGGTTAGCTGGTCTTCCCATTGAGTCCGCAACAGCTTTCCCTGTCCAGAGCCTCATCCCCAAGGAGCTAGAGAGTGCAAAGAGCGGCGAAGAATTTCTTCAAAGACTCCCCGACTTTGACTCACAGATGAACCAGCATAAggaagctgctgagaagTCCGGCAAGGTGGTGCGGTTCATCGGTTCCATCGACGTCGCGACAAAGCAGCTGAGGGTTGGCCTCGAGGCATTTGACAAGTCGCACCCCATTGCTTCACTCAAGGGAAGTGACAATATCATCAGCTTCTATACTAAGCGATACGGCGAACTGCCCTTGATTGTTCAGGGTGCTGGCGCAGGTGGTCCTGTTACGGCTATGGGCGTGTTGGGTGATCTTCTCAAGGTGCTTGCAAGGATAGCATAG
- a CDS encoding NAD(P)-bd-dom domain-containing protein, producing MSPLKNVAILGGTGSLGEVLIPALLNADFNVTCITRPGSSAVLPASITKKIADYADSEALTDALKNQDVLVEAFNPAAAIHQELIVRSALKAGIKHIITPDFSGDTFHPHIGELLIFEPKLRAKREFEKIIAESEGRLSWTSIIVGPWFDWTIETGIFWINKEQKKIFRYGSGDQKCSMSRRALNGEALVAILQNPDKYQNRPAYFASHTVSTNELINIIKVLDLEGWSVTDLPIGGLYQEALKLWEEDTANGVENRLGSRAYPMLSTVAVLDENNRYGSNFSDKVEPGWDEGEDALKESLKRLLT from the exons ATGTCACCCCTCAAGAACGTCGCTATCCTTGGT GGAACTGGATCTCTGGGAGAGGTTCTTATCCCCGCCCTGCTCAACGCTGACTTCAACGTCACCTGCATTACCCGTCCTGGCAGCTCAGCTGTTCTCCCAGCCAGTATTACCAAAAAGATAGCCGACTACGCTGACAGCGAGGCTCTTACCGATGCTCTCAAAAACCAGGATGTTCTCGTTGAGGCCTTCAATCCTGCAGCCGCCATTCATCAGGAGCTGATTGTCCGCTCAGCTCTAAAAGCCGGCATCAAACACATCATCACTCCTGACTTTAGTGGTGACACTTTCCACCCTCATATTGGAGAGCTCCTCATCTTTGAACCCAAGCTGCGTGCCAAGCGCGAGTTTGAAAAGATCATTGCTGAGTCTGAGGGTCGACTATCTTGGACGTCTATTATTGTCGGGCCATGGTTTGACTGGACTATTGAAACTGGCATCTTTTGGATCaacaaggagcagaagaagattTTCCGCTATGGGTCTGGCGATCAAAAGTGCAGTATGAGCAGACGGGCACTGAATGGCGAGGCTCTGGTTGCAATCTTGCAAAACCCGGACAAGTACCAGAACCGACCTGCGTACTTTGCAAGCCACACTGTCTCAACCAACGAACTCATCAATATCATCAAGGTCTTGGATCTTGAAGGGTGGTCGGTCACAGATTTACCGATTGGGGGACTCTACCAAGAGGCGCTCAAGCTCTGGGAGGAGGACACGGCGAACGGGGTTGAGAATAGGCTCGGCTCCAGGGCATATCCGATGCTTTCGACTGTGGCGGTTCTGGATGAAAACAACCGCTACGGGTCCAACTTTAGTGACAAGGTTGAGCCTGGTTGGGATGAGGGCGAAGATGCTTTGAAGGAGTCACTCAAGAGGTTGCTTACATAG
- a CDS encoding LDB19 domain-containing protein, producing MSPWSPRRLLSTRQPNQTPSRRTNLKIELETPTAILHGYFNSTSDAYVSGRLLFNAEETIQVESLDVTLQLHVRYKRPWKKNCANCTQDLIQISQQSIISTLTPLPKGQHDFSMSFIIPSHLPISMDTPLSTVEYEVYAKALFTEQEPIITKKIFKVERILEAESNKQFHTYNFNSTNIIATLCLNSVIRPAGTNSVSIRIDNITSSLAIGLEVWKLHKVTWKLEESVSVALPNCPRHPTTPATSQGTSNDPTQQSETRLLGKRSLRHGWEEHTNESQPHITFSFDYSLNRAGPETIYACEESAGPQVTHALLVELHLEKHFVLPESPWMTSPPRAETTLRMTRPVVLTELVEPSVPPAYGNSADSPPEYADVSY from the coding sequence ATGTCTCCCTGGAGCCCTCGGCGGCTGCTCTCAACACGGCAGCCGAACCAAACCCCGAGTCGGCGAACCAATTTGAAGATCGAACTCGAAACTCCTACGGCTATTCTCCACGGATATTTCAACAGTACCAGCGACGCCTACGTCTCGGGGCGACTGTTATTCAACGCGGAAGAAACCATACAAGTTGAAAGCCTCGATGTTACACTACAACTTCATGTGCGGTACAAACGTCCTTGGAAAAAGAATTGTGCCAACTGCACCCAGGACTTGATCCAAATATCCCAACAGAGTATTATATCCACCTTGACACCACTACCTAAAGGGCAACATGACTTCAGCATGTCCTTTATTATCCCAAGCCACCTTCCCATCTCCATGGATACGCCCCTTTCGACAGTAGAATACGAAGTATACGCCAAGGCTCTTTTTACGGAACAAGAACCCATCATCACAAAAAAGATCTTCAAGGTTGAGCGGATACTTGAAGCCGAATCTAACAAACAATTTCATACCTACAACTTCAACTCCACCAACATCATAGCCACATTATGCCTCAACAGCGTCATTCGTCCTGCTGGAACCAATTCGGTCTCAATTCGAATCGATAACATCACCTCAAGTCTAGCCATCGGACTTGAGGTGTGGAAACTTCACAAGGTTACTTGGAAACTTGAAGAGTCTGTTTCCGTCGCCCTCCCCAACTGCCCTCGTCATCCAACAACCCCAGCGACTAGTCAGGGAACCAGTAACGACCCAACCCAACAGTCAGAGACCCGACTTCTTGGAAAAAGGAGTCTTCGCCATGGGTGGGAAGAACACACAAACGAATCCCAACCCCACATTACCTTCAGCTTCGACTACAGTCTCAACCGAGCTGGCCCCGAGACTATCTATGCATGTGAGGAGAGCGCCGGTCCACAGGTGACACAcgctcttctcgtcgagctTCATCTGGAAAAGCACTTTGTGCTACCAGAGTCCCCCTGGATGACGTCGCCCCCGAGGGCTGAAACTACTCTGCGCATGACACGACCTGTTGTTTTGACGGAGCTGGTTGAGCCGAGTGTCCCGCCAGCTTACGGTAACTCGGCCGATAGTCCACCCGAGTATGCCGATGTAAGCTATTGA
- a CDS encoding Zn(2)-C6 fungal-type domain-containing protein, producing the protein MSETPEPEGQRLRRSIGASRATPKNARIACRKCHARKVKCSGGTPCANCLQANIGAECSYPRRIRRVKVDQSYIDELLEEIHTLRKAVHTPEVANSTPPRRHETRAQSFVSDGDAVNQESPAASVVNVDTGALPANPEATVVVDQTRPAPETDDSIRNPILEDRPWFFSLTPEMPMLIEEAADAPFATRFRQELSGKSQRHIPRTENVTDEALTSSWNTPCPWPPASRARFLLKVALNTVCKRYYLVRRSATQRLLEQAIHNPDMCDLVSECKLFVLFALGEVYSTRTSPTKDKNQLPGIAYYVRASRFLRVLTEQPRIDCVEVILMLSLYTLAMNRRYNAYCMIGSAVKFSTMIGLHQNVPLSLMPDREKQEHRKRIWWSVYTLDRFWGAQIGQPVSIRDEDIDVDPPSIEGLSAESAAEDFADAEYLTANHRLTNLAAQIASLIYSRKNQRTSFSSRVQQALRDLTSWLQGLPDSLRAAMEELPPNATAPITALHLFFNQCLIRAARPIVLYVFRMRREARKSIEEDRPLIGEVALTLSDACIQCARRSCRLLVESWINGSFPTFDVSYVHHLFSSSIVLAIASLSHTNESQSDSDDFDAAMQILKQLDESGNFIAREFLKSMEATRAALDSIAAERNQAGQDNREPDSMAMRGGPFSFHDPRIFDAPTDTARMALTEPSFQDLLSQSDLDLQFLESSNNDQDFPGFFWPNEGFQGWMNG; encoded by the exons ATGTCTGAAACACCAGAGCCTGAGGGCCAGCGACTTCGGCGTTCTATCGGAGCCTCAAGGGCAACGCCGAAGAACGCACGCATTGC TTGCCGAAAATGTCATGCTCGCAAAGTGAAATGCTCAGGCGGCACCCCTTGTGCCAACTGTCTACAGGCCAATATCGGCGCTGAATGCTCCTATCCAAGGCGCATCAGGCGAGTGAAGGTCGATCAGAG CTATATCGATGAACTACTGGAAGAGATTCATACTCTTAGAAAAGCGGTTCATACCCCTGAAGTTGCCAACTCAACACCGCCTCGGCGTCACGAGACCAGAGCTCAGTCTTTCGTCTCAGATGGCGATGCTGTCAACCAGGAATCGCCTGCCGCCTCTGTCGTAAACGTCGACACGGGTGCATTACCAGCCAATCCTGAAGCGactgttgttgttgaccaGACAAGACCTGCCCCAGAGACCGACGACTCTATTCGGAACCCGATTCTCGAGGACCGTCCCTGGTTCTTCTCGTTGACTCCCGAGATGCCTATGCTtattgaagaagctgcagatGCCCCCTTCGCCACTAGATTCCGTCAAGAGCTCTCCGGAAAATCGCAACGACATATTCCACGCACCGAAAATGTGACCGACGAAGCATTGACATCGTCATGGAACACCCCTTGCCCCTGGCCGCCTGCATCAAGAGCCCGCTTCTTGCTCAAGGTGGCACTGAACACAGTATGCAAGCGCTACTATCTCGTTCGAAGGAGCGCTACACAACGCTTACTGGAGCAAGCTATTCACAACCCTGACATGTGTGATCTTGTATCTGAGTGCAAGCTCTTTGTCCTGTTTGCCTTGGGTGAGGTCTACTCAACGAGAACATCGCCtaccaaggacaagaaccAACTTCCTGGTATTGCTTACTATGTACGCGCCAGTCGGTTCCTGCGGGTCCTTACCGAACAACCTCGCATTGACTGTGTTGAGGTCATCTTGATGCTG TCGTTATACACTCTGGCTATGAATCGGCGATATAACGCATACTGCATGATTGGATCTGCTGTCAAATTCAGCACCATGATTGGCCTTCACCAAAATGTGCCCCTGTCTCTGATGCCGGACCGCGAGAAGCAAGAGCACCGGAAGAGAATATGGTGGTCGGTGTATACTCTTGACCGCTTCTGGGGAGCTCAGATCGGCCAGCCGGTTTCTATAAGAGACGAGGACATCGACGTTGATCCGCCTTCTATTGAGGGATTATCTGCTGAAAGTGCGGCTGAAGACTTTGCAGACGCCGAGTATCTGACGGCTAACCACCGGTTGACCAATCTCGCCGCTCAGATTGCGTCGTTGATCTACAGCCGGAAGAATCAGCGCACCTCCTTCTCTAGTAGGGTTCAGCAAGCGCTGAGAGATCTGACAAGCTGGCTTCAAGGCCTACCAGACTCTTTGCGGGCTGCCATGGAGGAACTTCCCCCTAACGCGACAGCACCCATCACCGCTTTGCATCTCTTTTTTAACCAG TGTCTAATCCGGGCCGCGAGACCAATTGTGCTGTATGTCTTTCGTATGCGTCGAGAGGCTCGCAAGTCTATCGAGGAAGACCGCCCTCTCATCGGCGAGGTTGCTCTGACTCTATCAGATGCCTGCATCCAATGTGCTCGACGGTCTTGCCGACTTCTGGTAGAGTCATGGATTAACGGATCCTTTCCCACCTTCGATGTTTCCTACGTTCACCacctcttctcatcatccatcgtcctcgccatAGCTAGTCTATCTCATACAAACGAGTCTCAAAGCGATAGTGATGACTTTGATGCTGCGATGCAAATACTCAAGCAGCTCGACGAGAGCGGCAATTTCATCGCGAGAGAGTTCTTGAAAAGCATGGAAGCCACCAGAGCCGCCCTTGACAGCATCGCTGCAGAAAGAAATCAAGCAGGCCAGGATAACCGAGAGCCTGATTCAATGGCCATGCGTGGGGGGCCATTCTCTTTCCACGACCCGAGAATATTCGATGCACCCACGGACACGGCTAGGATGGCCCTGACGGAGCCTTCGTTCCAAGACTTGCTGTCCCAGTCTGATTTGGATCTTCAGTTCCTTGAGTCATCCAATAATGATCAGGACTTTCCGGGATTTTTCTGGCCTAATGAGGGATTTCAAGGATGGATGAACGGCTGA
- a CDS encoding Zn(2)-C6 fungal-type domain-containing protein, translating to MTAPVQLVEKASRTCTRCRVRKQRCDRLLPGCSRCTLKLVRCDYSATPNGHSCVELMGSLVEFGTCGWDLTLLGQSELMKLAMNDPVDRHWSIGNKPLEKLSNILSKVNLTLPSLVEDYTRSIHNWFPIVNLDQLRLHINNPSTPSTETSTTLLSLAMLLVITTPCGHIEHLSQKRLYMTLQCLCAALQSRNDIGVPLVEAKSLMTLYECGHGMIRQAYLTLSSTVAMTSLLDADAEDSEGQIHLEVCLMILDRLIVLSTIHDTLPPLCPASSTLSTRARAYLNSPIMESLPLDPISQRVRSMGQVVLLAGRAIEYLQGSKLGIGTKDDYDSIDSDLESMLDYLLSHNDSYSGSYCDPTTMALCCLFIIRRERVRELKTQPGSKADLALQACRRMLWDTCRESLESNKGADVNRLSLVSIFCVFHCVSALVNDTGSAPASDEIAQLAPTLRMFAQRWTVGYKYLGKFAVGI from the exons ATGACGGCTCCTGTTCAACTCGTCGAGAAAGCATCCCGTACTTGCACCCGATGTCGCGTCCGCAAACAGCGGTGCGACCGGTTGTTACCAGGATGCTCTCGATGTACCCT GAAGCTGGTACGATGTGACTACTCCGCGACTCCAAACGGTCATTCCTGCGTGGAGTTAATGGGATCCCTTGTTGAGTTTGGGACTTGTGGCTGGGACTTGACACTTTTGGGGCAGAGCGAACTCATGAAGCTCGCCATGAACGATCCTGTTGATCGACACTGGAGCATTGGAAACAAGCCTCTTGAAAAGTTGAGCAATATCCTCTCTAAAGTCAATCTCACGCTTCCTAGTCTTGTCGAAGACTACACACGTTCAATTCATAACTGGTTCCCTATCGTCAACCTTGATCAATTACGACTCCATATCAACAACCCATCGACGCCTAGCACAGAGACATCAACGACCTTGCTATCTCTAGCTATGTTACTCGTCATCACTACTCCGTGCGGTCATATCGAGCACTTGAGTCAGAAAAGATTGTACATGACTCTTCAGTGTCTTTGCGCGGCCTTGCAATCCCGAAACGACATCGGAGTTCCTCTTGTTGAAGCAAAATCTCTCATGACACTCTACGAGTGCGGTCATGGGATGATAAGACAAGCATATTTGACTCTGAGCTCGACAGTGGCCATGACAAGTCtgcttgatgctgatgcAGAGGACTCGGAGGGACAAATACACTTGGAAGTGTGTTTGATGATACTTGATCG ATTAATCGTTCTTTCAACTATCCACGACACCTTGCCCCCACTTTGCCCGGCATCCAGCACCTTGAGTACTCGAGCCCGTGCGTATCTCAACTCTCCCATCATGGAGTCTTTGCCACTTGACCCAATCTCCCAGAGAGTCCGCTCAATGGGACAGGTGGTGTTGCTCGCTGGACGAGCCATAGAGTATCTACAAGGCTCTAAGTTGGGAATCGGGACCAAAGACGACTATGATTCAATTGACAGTGACCTTGAAAGCATGCTGGATTATCTGCTCTCCCACAATGACAGTTACTCTGGATCATACTGCGACCCTACGACTATGGCACTCTG CTGCCTTTTCATCATCCGCCGAGAGCGCGTGAGAGAACTAAAGACTCAACCTGGTTCCAAAGCGGACCTAGCTCTGCAGGCCTGCCGTCGCATGCTCTGGGACACATGCAGAGAATCCCTTGAAAGTAACAAGGGCGCTGATGTGAATCGACTGTCCTTGGTTAGTATTTTTTGCGTGTTTCACTGTGTATCCGCACTAGTAAACGATACGGGAAGCGCCCCTGCCTCCGACGAGATTGCTCAGCTTGCCCCAACACTACGCATGTTTGCACAGAGATGGACGGTAGGAT ACAAGTACTTGGGGAAGTTTGCCGTTGGGATCTAG